CTCTTCAGGTTTGACATCTTTACCCATGTTACCAACTAAGTAGACGCCTTGAGACTCTTGGATCTCTACACCGCCAATGTGCTTATCCAGCATGGTGCGAATGTTTTCAGCGTACTCATCGTAGTCAACGGTTTCTTCCGCATCTTCACGGACTTGGCGACGCAACTCAGACATCGATTTCAACGTCTTTTTATACAGCTCACGCTTATCATCAAAACTCTTATCTTCAAAATATGTAGCTGATTGCAAAGCTACTTTCAGGCAGTTAGCAAACGTTGTGAGTGATGCATAAAAGTCCTCACGTTTTTTCAAATTGGTGTCGGTAAGCTGGCCATCAATCGTGTCAATCTTGGGTGCTAGTACTTGACGAAGCGCTTGTCCATCTTGCTTGTTCTGTACACCTTCAAACGTTGCCCATAGGTCACTATAGAATCCTGGTAGCTTCTTATATTCAGTGTCCATGCGGCTATAGAGACCTTTCAGGTCATCAATATCAAATCCGCCTTTGATGCGCTCTTCCAGCTCTTGATAGCTGGCAATCGACGCATCCAACTCTTTCAAGATGCCGCGATAATCAATCAAGTAACCAAATTGTTTTTTCTGATGGAGACGGTTTACACGAGCAATCGCCTGAATCAAGTTGTGTTGCTTCATCGGCTTATCGATGTAAAGCACGGTATTCTTGGGTTCATCAAAACCTGTAAGCAGTTTATCAACTACGATCATGATGTCAGGGCTATCATCTTTACCAAACTCATCAATGATGTGCTGGGTATAGGCTTTTTCATCTTGGCCAAATTCAGAATTAAGGACGTTTTCTTTCCACCAATTTTGCACTATGTCTTTGCTTTCACCATCGACTGTATCGTGGCCTTCACGAGTATCAGGCGCAGACATCGCAACAACAGAGGTTACTTTGCCTATTTGGTCGAGAAGCTTCTTATATTGGATAGCAGAAGCTTTTGAGTCACAGGCAAGTTGACCTTTCAAACCTTGGCGTTTGAAGTTTTGGAAGTGATCGGAAATATCATGGGCGATGAGTTCCAATCTACCTTCGGTTTGATAGATTTGACCTTTCTGAGCAAACTTTTTCTTTAAGTCAGTTCGCTGTTTTTCAGACAGCTTATCGGTGATACGGTCAAACCAAGCATCAATGGCTTTGTCATTGGTGCTGAGATCAGGAATGCGCTCTTCATACAATAAAGGCGTCACTGTTTTATCTTCTACCGCTTGTTGCATGGTGTACGAGTGGATGATCTTACCGAACTTGTTTTCAGTTTTATCATCTTGCAACAGTGGTGTACCCGTAAATCCGATGTAAGCAGCTTTCGGCAGGGCTTGTTGCATTCGAATGTTGTTCTCACCGTTTTGGCTACGGTGGCCTTCATCAACTAACACGATAATATCAGGGCTATTGTTGTAGCACTCTGGTAGCTCTATTGCCGTACCAAATTTGTTGATGATGGAGAAGATAATACGCTCGTTACCTTTACCGATTTGTTCAGCTAAGCGGCGACCCGTGGTCGCCATTGCCGATTTCTTATCTTTATCCGATAACGCACCGCCTGAAGCAAAGGTACGGGCAAGTTGGTCTTCAAGATCTACACGGTCAGTCACCACAACGACACGGCACTTGGCTAGCTCTTTAAGCCAAATAAGGGCTTTAGATAAGAAGACCATAGTGAACGACTTACCTGAGCCTGTTGTATGCCAGATCACGCCACCGTTACGTGCGCCCTGCTCATCAAAAGAGGTGACACGTTCTATTAATGCTTTAATGCCGAAGACTTGCTGATAACGAGCGACAATTTTACCAGCCTTTTTATCAAACAAAGTAAAAAGCTGAGTCATCTCCAATAGGCGGTCATGACGTAAGAGTGAGACTAATAAGCGGTCTTGGTCGGTCACCATTAAATCGCCACCCGCGATGAGTGACAGGTACTCATCACGCACTTTGGCTGAGCGGTGGTTGAAGATAAGGTCGAGTTTATCTTGTGCTAATGGAGTGTTCTTCAAACGTGCAAACGTCGGTTCGGTGATCTCTTCTTCTTTCCATTTCGCCCAGAACTTTTCAGGCGTTCCACAGGTAGCGTATAAACCTTCGTGACCATTTACTGAAAGTAAAAGTTGGCTATAGGCGAACAGGTGAGGGATCTCATCGACTTTTTGGTTACGGATGTTCTGCGAGATACCTTCAGATACGGTTGGCTTCCCTTCAGAAGAGGAGTCAGGGCGTTTCGCTTCTATCACAACCCAAGGTAATCCATTGACGAAACACACCACATCAGGAATACGCTTGCCTGTCCCATAAGCATTTTCTACTTCAAGCTCTTCAGTGAAGTGGTATTGATTGTTTTTTGGTGTTTCCCAATCAATGATGTCGATGGTTGGGTTGGTTTTCTTTCCATCAACAAACTCAGTCACACTAATGCCGTAGGTAAGTGCGTTATACAGCTTCTCGTTAGCCGCTTTTAAGCCTTCATTCATGGCTGGGTTAGCCAGTTCGTGAATAATTTTATCGATAGCGGCTTCTGAAAGTTTGTGCTCTGTTCCCATGAAGGAGTAAGTTTTGTGTTTGAGCACATCACGTAACACATCAGGAAGAATAACCACTGATTGGCTTCCACGTTTAGCCAAACATTCATTAGGTGGGATAAAGGTGTAGCCTAGATTACTCAGTAGCGTCAGTGCAGGGATCTTAGCACTCTGCTCTTCTCGGAAATTAGGTAAGTGTGTATTCATAGAGAGTCTCAATCTATCTGGGGGCAGTGCTGCTGAATTATTTGTTCACCCATTGCACCAAATAGTAACCTTGTTGCAGAGTGAAATGCTTGGAGTTGAGGGAATGGAGCTTTATTTATATCGTAGTGACAGCGTGGCGTTAGTGTAAGCTCACATTCAACCAAATTTGCAATAGCGTCGATAGCATTGGTATCAACCAACTCATCTATAATTTCTTCAATTTCTTTAAGCCAGCGTTCACGTTCAGCTTTTAAAAATGGAGCATTAAGGTTTAATATATCAATAGTATATTGAGCTTTGTTATGCTTATCCTGTGATAAGCCTGCTTTTGGTATAATGCTCCCGTCAAAAGTAAGGTAACTAAAATAATCTCTACAATTAGCTGATTGAGGAGAAATAAAGAGATTTGGGTCATATGAAAGATCAGGATTGTTATCCTTAAAGTGTCCCCCAAATCGTTGATTACCTGAATAACGCTGTAAATCATCACTATCGAGAGCACACCGTAGAAGGTTACCTTCATCAAAAGTTCTACCTGGATAAAGGTTTTTAGGCTGTTCATGTTCAAAGTGAGCACTTATATTATGGTGCAAACTCAGGTCGGCTAGGTTTAATTCGGTATAACAACATAGCCCATATTGCTCAATAAGCAATTTCTGACAGAGTAGATCACCTGTGTCGTTAAAGTTATGCCAAGCCTGTGTTGCCTCTTCTTTATTTGTCGGAACACCGTTATTTCTTTGAGCAACATCGAGGTTATGGTTTCCTCCTACATTTTTTCTGATCGTGCGCATTACCCTAGCAGTTCCTTACGTTTAATTGTTCGGTCTGCGGCTAATAGATCTGAATGATGGATGCCCATTAGTTCTTCAAGTTTCTGCCTCAGTGTTAAAGCCTCTGGTGTCTTTCCTAGCCCAGCATCTATTATGGCTAAGTACTTTTTTAGGATCTCGCTGTAATCTAGAGGTGGTCGACTATTTACATTGAATACATGGTTAAGAACGTAATTACTCGCTTCTCCATATGTGTTTCCAATAGGATTAGTTGCTTTGTCTTCTTGGATAATGAGGATTTGTTCTTTTTTAACGGTAGTTAAAACCTGTGGGCTGTGAGTAGTTACGATAAATTGAATTCTCGGGAATGCTTCAGCGAGGTTTTGCAGCACCAATTGTTGCCATTGAGGATGAAGGTGCATGTCAACCTCATCAACTAAAACAATACCATTAACATCGGATATAGCATGAGCGCCTAGAGTCGGGTTTAGTTGAATTGCTCTACGAGCAATATCCGCAATCATGCCAATCATATTTCGTACGCCATCACTGAGTAGTGATATGGGTACATTTCCTTGCTCTTTATTAGTGGCGACTACTTGTTTTGCTGATGGGGAGTAGTGTACGTTCGACCAGCCAGATGGCTCTAGAACAATATCTAGCGCTTTTTTTAATGCTAACAAACGATCGGCATGAACATTGCCGTTTACAAGGCTACCAGTATTCATTTGTTCTTGAATTAACATAGAACGTTCGAAGCTTGCCATTGTTTCTTGGTGCAACCAACTTGAAAAAAGCTTGTAGCCACTAGAGGGCTTGTTCCAATCTTTATAACCTTCTAACCTGCTAGTTGTTGAAAGGTTAGGCAGATCAGATGAAGGTTCAAAACTCTGATTCCACAACCTATCCGTACCGTAGCATGCAATTAATGGTAATCTAGGGTTTAGCCCATCTTGGACAAGTTTTTGCAGATGTTTTGATATATTGAGAAGCTCTGGAACTTTAGTTCCAGAGGTTTTTAGTGTATTGCGAGTTCGAGACCAGGTTATAGGGAATGCGTTGTGACTAGATTCATAGGCCTCAGCTTCGACTCTAACTGGAAATTGATACTCCATGGTAAAACCTTGGTCTGGAGAACCAATTTTACCGAGGTGGATATCATTGTTTCGAATAGCTCTATCTTTACTCGTCCCAAACCCACTCAGAAACTGGCCATAAGCAACAGAAATTGCATCTAGCAGTGAGGTTTTACCGTAACCATTAAGACCAACCAATACATTAATGCCAGGCTGAAAATCGCACTTAAACCGTTTGAAGCCTCGGAAGTTTTCTAAAGTTAATGTTTTTAATTTCATATCATTATGAACCCGTTAAATTTATCCCTTGCCCGTAACTGAAGTAGTTAATCCCCTCTCATGAAGAGGGGATACGCTATCAAGCAGCCTCAACCTCATCAACTTTCACGCGACGCTTACCTGTCAACAACTGCTGCATCAGTGCCTTTTTCTCTTGTTTGAAGTGAGCAAGTTTGGCATTCAGAATCTTTAGATTTTCTGAGCTTGTGTGTAGCACATCGGCAATACGCTCTTGTTCACCAAAACTTGGTACGGGTACTTTTGTGTTCATAAACTCAGTAGGTTTGATATTAAGTAAACCATTATTGCGAACACCTGTATTCACCAATGCACCAAGTTGTGGCTTTAGGTAGTCAGCCTCAAACAAATACTTAAAATACCGATGGTTTAGCCCTGCATTGAGCTTAAAGCAAACATACACATGAGGAACTAGACCAGTATCAAAGCTTTCTAGGTCAAAAACGCAGCCAAATTGATATGTTTTTGAATTTCCTTTGTTGTAAGCGAATTCTCCGCGCTTTAACAAAATATAATTTTTTACGCTTTCTCCTGCCATATAACGGCTATATCGATCTTCTTGAGTAACAAAGCCAGATAACGATGATATGGTTAAGATTGGGTGTGCTTCATCGTCAGATTTTTTCTGAATGCGTGTGGCTACCTCGTTTATCGTTTTGTACTTCCACTCCCCCTCAAACGCCTTACCTGTTTCAGGGTTGACCAAACGCTTCTTGCCCGTCAAAAGCTGCTGCATTAGGGCTTTTTTCTGCTGCTTGCTAGTTTTAATCAGCTTTTCAGTGGTGGTAATCGCTTTGTCCCATGTTGAGAGGATTTTGGCGATTTTGCGTTGTTCAGGGAGCGGTGGAACCAGCATTGGTAACTTTTCAAGTGTTGCTTTATTTAGCTTAAAGCGGCCTGCGCCTTGTCTAGAAAGAAAATTCGTAATATCTCTATGCTTAAAGTAATTAAAGAACCACTCTGAATCACAAAAAGTGGAACTTTCTAGTATGTGTGCGTGATTATTAACTGTGCATTTTCCTGAAATAAATTGTGTTTGAGCCATTGCCCCAAACTTCAGAAAGTGATCACCATCTTCTCCAATCAACGCATAAGTCCCATCTTGTTCATATTCTGAGATATAGCCTTGGACTTTAGTTGGCCCATAATATGGGTATTGACCTTTAATTGTTTCTCTTACTTCCTGACTAATAGGTTTTCGAAAGTTATTACGAATATTAAGAGCTTCATCAACTTTACATAACTGCCAGCCAGCTGGAACCTCTGATATTCGAGCTTGAATTAGATCTAATGGTGAAATTGAATCAGGCTTCATATCCTAGCTCCTTTAGGTAAGCTGCCATTTCAGCTTCTAGATCTGCGAGATCGTTTTGCAGTGACAAGCGTTCACTACGTACCGCAACCAAATCAATCTCTTCTTCTTCCTCAAAGGTATCAACATAACGAGGGATGTTGAGGTTGTAGTCATTCTCGGCAATCTCTTCTAGCGAAGCTAGGTATGAGTATTTATCTGTGGTTTCACGTGCCTTGTAGGTATCAACGATTTTCTGAATATTTTCAGGCGTTAATAGGTTCTGGTTTTTACCTGACTTGTACTCACGAGAAGCATCAATAAACAGTACTTTATTATCGTCTTTCTGTTTTTTGAACAGAAGAATAGCCGCTGGAATGCCTGTACCGAAGAACAGTTTCTCGGGCAGACCAATGACGGTATCTAGTAGGTTTTCGTCAATGAGTTGCTTACGGATTTTACCCTCTGAGGAGGAGCGGAATAGCACACCATGAGGCACAACCACCCCCATACGACCGCCTTTTTTACCTTGAGAAGCGGGCTTTAGCGT
The Vibrio sp. CB1-14 DNA segment above includes these coding regions:
- a CDS encoding type I restriction endonuclease subunit R, with translation MNTHLPNFREEQSAKIPALTLLSNLGYTFIPPNECLAKRGSQSVVILPDVLRDVLKHKTYSFMGTEHKLSEAAIDKIIHELANPAMNEGLKAANEKLYNALTYGISVTEFVDGKKTNPTIDIIDWETPKNNQYHFTEELEVENAYGTGKRIPDVVCFVNGLPWVVIEAKRPDSSSEGKPTVSEGISQNIRNQKVDEIPHLFAYSQLLLSVNGHEGLYATCGTPEKFWAKWKEEEITEPTFARLKNTPLAQDKLDLIFNHRSAKVRDEYLSLIAGGDLMVTDQDRLLVSLLRHDRLLEMTQLFTLFDKKAGKIVARYQQVFGIKALIERVTSFDEQGARNGGVIWHTTGSGKSFTMVFLSKALIWLKELAKCRVVVVTDRVDLEDQLARTFASGGALSDKDKKSAMATTGRRLAEQIGKGNERIIFSIINKFGTAIELPECYNNSPDIIVLVDEGHRSQNGENNIRMQQALPKAAYIGFTGTPLLQDDKTENKFGKIIHSYTMQQAVEDKTVTPLLYEERIPDLSTNDKAIDAWFDRITDKLSEKQRTDLKKKFAQKGQIYQTEGRLELIAHDISDHFQNFKRQGLKGQLACDSKASAIQYKKLLDQIGKVTSVVAMSAPDTREGHDTVDGESKDIVQNWWKENVLNSEFGQDEKAYTQHIIDEFGKDDSPDIMIVVDKLLTGFDEPKNTVLYIDKPMKQHNLIQAIARVNRLHQKKQFGYLIDYRGILKELDASIASYQELEERIKGGFDIDDLKGLYSRMDTEYKKLPGFYSDLWATFEGVQNKQDGQALRQVLAPKIDTIDGQLTDTNLKKREDFYASLTTFANCLKVALQSATYFEDKSFDDKRELYKKTLKSMSELRRQVREDAEETVDYDEYAENIRTMLDKHIGGVEIQESQGVYLVGNMGKDVKPEEMTDDEARNKKDAITGRVTKMIDQDLADDPYAQEYFSKLLKQAIEQAKEMFDAPVKQYLLFADFEEQVKERNVEGMPIDRFSELDPKIKRHVQAYYGLFLKNLADSNALSEDERFDYAMQIDEVVTASVAEFSINPQEIENHIRRKLLPVLFKAVGMDTAKVVITDIIQITRLGVAGHH
- a CDS encoding restriction endonuclease subunit S yields the protein MKPDSISPLDLIQARISEVPAGWQLCKVDEALNIRNNFRKPISQEVRETIKGQYPYYGPTKVQGYISEYEQDGTYALIGEDGDHFLKFGAMAQTQFISGKCTVNNHAHILESSTFCDSEWFFNYFKHRDITNFLSRQGAGRFKLNKATLEKLPMLVPPLPEQRKIAKILSTWDKAITTTEKLIKTSKQQKKALMQQLLTGKKRLVNPETGKAFEGEWKYKTINEVATRIQKKSDDEAHPILTISSLSGFVTQEDRYSRYMAGESVKNYILLKRGEFAYNKGNSKTYQFGCVFDLESFDTGLVPHVYVCFKLNAGLNHRYFKYLFEADYLKPQLGALVNTGVRNNGLLNIKPTEFMNTKVPVPSFGEQERIADVLHTSSENLKILNAKLAHFKQEKKALMQQLLTGKRRVKVDEVEAA
- a CDS encoding AAA family ATPase — protein: MKLKTLTLENFRGFKRFKCDFQPGINVLVGLNGYGKTSLLDAISVAYGQFLSGFGTSKDRAIRNNDIHLGKIGSPDQGFTMEYQFPVRVEAEAYESSHNAFPITWSRTRNTLKTSGTKVPELLNISKHLQKLVQDGLNPRLPLIACYGTDRLWNQSFEPSSDLPNLSTTSRLEGYKDWNKPSSGYKLFSSWLHQETMASFERSMLIQEQMNTGSLVNGNVHADRLLALKKALDIVLEPSGWSNVHYSPSAKQVVATNKEQGNVPISLLSDGVRNMIGMIADIARRAIQLNPTLGAHAISDVNGIVLVDEVDMHLHPQWQQLVLQNLAEAFPRIQFIVTTHSPQVLTTVKKEQILIIQEDKATNPIGNTYGEASNYVLNHVFNVNSRPPLDYSEILKKYLAIIDAGLGKTPEALTLRQKLEELMGIHHSDLLAADRTIKRKELLG
- a CDS encoding retron system putative HNH endonuclease, coding for MRTIRKNVGGNHNLDVAQRNNGVPTNKEEATQAWHNFNDTGDLLCQKLLIEQYGLCCYTELNLADLSLHHNISAHFEHEQPKNLYPGRTFDEGNLLRCALDSDDLQRYSGNQRFGGHFKDNNPDLSYDPNLFISPQSANCRDYFSYLTFDGSIIPKAGLSQDKHNKAQYTIDILNLNAPFLKAERERWLKEIEEIIDELVDTNAIDAIANLVECELTLTPRCHYDINKAPFPQLQAFHSATRLLFGAMGEQIIQQHCPQID